A portion of the uncultured Bacteroides sp. genome contains these proteins:
- a CDS encoding tRNA threonylcarbamoyladenosine dehydratase gives MGLEKGIFKRTELLLGNDLMSKIANTKVIIFGVGGVGSWCAESLVRSGISLLTIVDSDRICVTNINRQLMATTKTVGQVKVEALKARLLEINPKAEINALQQIYSAETSDSFHLDEYDYIIDAIDSLENKAELIRTATKTKAVLFSSMGAALKMDPTKIKVAEFWKVIGCPLARALRNKLKKGERPSKKFLCVFSEELLENKGGNSSCGTEQCLCPKAKNGPGDPDLVNHEWCSLKARINGTLAHSTAIFGFTIAGLVMQDLYNKE, from the coding sequence ATGGGACTGGAAAAGGGTATTTTTAAAAGAACAGAATTATTATTAGGCAATGACTTGATGAGCAAGATTGCCAACACAAAAGTGATCATCTTTGGAGTAGGCGGCGTGGGTAGTTGGTGTGCCGAGAGCCTTGTCAGATCGGGCATCAGCCTCTTAACGATAGTAGACTCTGACCGCATCTGCGTAACGAACATCAACCGCCAACTGATGGCGACAACCAAAACCGTAGGGCAGGTAAAAGTAGAAGCTCTCAAAGCCCGTTTGCTCGAGATCAATCCGAAAGCAGAGATTAATGCTTTGCAACAAATCTATAGTGCCGAAACGTCGGACTCTTTTCATTTAGATGAATATGACTACATCATTGATGCGATAGATAGCCTCGAAAACAAAGCCGAACTCATTCGCACCGCCACTAAAACCAAAGCCGTTTTATTTTCTTCCATGGGAGCCGCGCTAAAAATGGATCCGACAAAGATTAAGGTAGCTGAGTTTTGGAAGGTAATCGGTTGCCCGCTGGCAAGGGCTCTTCGCAATAAGCTAAAGAAAGGGGAACGACCTTCTAAGAAATTCCTATGCGTGTTTAGTGAAGAATTGCTCGAAAACAAAGGAGGAAATTCGTCGTGCGGCACCGAACAGTGTCTTTGCCCCAAAGCAAAGAATGGCCCGGGCGATCCTGACTTAGTGAACCATGAGTGGTGCAGCCTGAAAGCCCGCATCAATGGAACATTGGCGCACAGTACAGCTATCTTTGGCTTTACCATCGCCGGGCTGGTAATGCAAGACTTATATAATAAGGAGTGA